The genomic segment ACCCCTCAAAGGAAAAAGGTTCTTTCTCTGTTTGAAGAGATTGGCTCTGGAATCCATCTCAGCGCGGAGGAGGTACATTCCAAGTTGACAATTTCTGGGGAGAAGGTTTCTCTTGCGACTATTTACAGAACTTTAAGACTCTTGGTCAAGATGACCTTCCTTAATGAACTTGATTTAAGTGAGGGAGGGAATAGGTTCGAATTGCTTAGTCATGACCATCCAGATCATCATCATTTGATTTGTATTCGTTGTGGTAGAACTGAAGAGTTTGAAAATAATAATGTTATTAATGCTGGTAAAGCAGCAGCTAAAAACTTTGGATTTAAATTATTGGAGTCATCGTTAAATGTGAGAGCTTTATGTCCCAAGTGTTCTAACAAATAAACCTTTTTTTTAAGTTAATTCTCCACCACAACTTGAACCCGCTCCAGCAGTACATCCAAAACAATGATTCCCTGTTGAAATAGGATTATTCTTTAAAGAGACAAGTGGAATCAATAGATCATTCAAATGCTTCACGTTACCATTTCTCTTCATCCCAAGTTGTTGGTTGAAATCACAATCATATAAAAAACCTTTCCAATCAACACTAAGAGTTGATCTACACATTACTGAATTAATATTTCCTGGATTATGATTATCTTTGAGTAATTTATTATACTCTTCTAGTTTTCCAATTGTTTTTAAATAGTTCTCATATCTATTAATTGGCATATTCGCTAAAACATATAAATTCGAGAAAAAAATACCATACCTTTCTTTTAGTTCGCGTCTATAAATATCTTCTAGCTCTTTTTGAGATGGTGGAAGTTGTGGAGTACTTGGATTATAGACTAGATTCAAAAGCAGACCTTTATCTTTTATGCCGTAACCTAAATTGTTAAGCTGTTTAAGAGCTAATATACTTTTTTCAAAAACACCTTTTCCTCGTTGTTTGTCTACATTGCCCTCTAGATAACAAGGAAGAGATGCAGTTATTTGTACTTTATTTGATGCTAAAAAACCTGCTAAACTTTCGTAACCCGGCTCTTTAAGGATTGTTAAATTACATCTGTCCATAACTTCAACATTAAGACTACGTACTTCTATTACTAATTGTTTAAATTTAGGATGAAGCTCGGGGGCTCCTCCGGTAATATCTAGAAGCTTAATTTCGTTAGCTTTGATAACTTTAGGTATGAGTTTTATGATATCATCGCTCATCATTTCTGTTCTGCTTGGACTAGAATCAACATGACAATGACTGCAGGCTTGATTACATTTATAGCCTATGTTTATTTGCAAAGTATCAAGATAGTCTCTCTTGATTTTTGGGAATTTTTTTTTAATTATCTCCATAAAGATCTATATATGAAAAGCATCAACTTTCATTATAGTTAAAATATTTACTTAAGTGAGAATTTAAAAAAAAATTTACTAATAAGCTAAAAGTTACTAGCTAATTGTTTAAACCACTTAATATATTCTTTTGGCCCATCATTAATAATCATATTGAATTTCAAATCATCATTAGGATCACTAACTCCTTTCATATCAGTTCCATTTATTCTTGGTCTTAATACCTGCTCGTTGCAGCTGTTGACAAATACAACTTGATTATCTTTCTTATATGATTCTCCCAACCTTTGGATCAATGTTAAGAAACCTCGATCACTTCCACCTCTTAACCAAGAATTATCTTTGTTATCTTTAACCGAGGTTACCGTATCGCCAACACCTACTAGAAGTGGCATTTGTTCGTGCGGTATTTTATCTCTGCATAGCTTTATTAATTGAGCATGTGTCTTTGGAGCATTCCTGACATTGAAGTTTTCACCGAATGGATAAACGCCAGTTTTATTTGCTATGTATTTATTTAATAGAAATAAAAGGCCTGCTTCTTTTATTGCACCCTTGATAATGAACTGGATATCTGTTGTTCCAAATTCATTTTGAGTTGAATATTTCATTATTTCTCTGCCATCTCTTATCCCTAGATTAGGCATCAAATGCAGATAAAAAGAATTATCTAAGCCAAGATTTTTAGATTCTTCTAGTAAATTATTCATTATTTTTCCCATAATCAATTGCAAATCTTTAACTTTTTGAAAATCATTTTTAACGTAGCTAAAGATTTCATTAAAATTCAAAGTAGGTGTAAAGCGTGTATCACATACAGCTACATCA from the Prochlorococcus marinus str. NATL2A genome contains:
- the arsS gene encoding arsenosugar biosynthesis radical SAM (seleno)protein ArsS (Some members of this family are selenoproteins.); this translates as MEIIKKKFPKIKRDYLDTLQINIGYKCNQACSHCHVDSSPSRTEMMSDDIIKLIPKVIKANEIKLLDITGGAPELHPKFKQLVIEVRSLNVEVMDRCNLTILKEPGYESLAGFLASNKVQITASLPCYLEGNVDKQRGKGVFEKSILALKQLNNLGYGIKDKGLLLNLVYNPSTPQLPPSQKELEDIYRRELKERYGIFFSNLYVLANMPINRYENYLKTIGKLEEYNKLLKDNHNPGNINSVMCRSTLSVDWKGFLYDCDFNQQLGMKRNGNVKHLNDLLIPLVSLKNNPISTGNHCFGCTAGAGSSCGGELT
- the stpA gene encoding glucosylglycerol 3-phosphatase, encoding MKEELINIIINEQNILIVQDLDGVCIPLVQDPLQREINKEYVKDVSKLREKFAVLTCGEHEGKRGVNRLVEKALDSKTTAKENGLYLPGLAACGVEYQDRFSNSSYPGLKDNEINFLAEVPKMMSSMLTNELKKFLPNLSNEKRNKLIDVAVCDTRFTPTLNFNEIFSYVKNDFQKVKDLQLIMGKIMNNLLEESKNLGLDNSFYLHLMPNLGIRDGREIMKYSTQNEFGTTDIQFIIKGAIKEAGLLFLLNKYIANKTGVYPFGENFNVRNAPKTHAQLIKLCRDKIPHEQMPLLVGVGDTVTSVKDNKDNSWLRGGSDRGFLTLIQRLGESYKKDNQVVFVNSCNEQVLRPRINGTDMKGVSDPNDDLKFNMIINDGPKEYIKWFKQLASNF
- a CDS encoding Fur family transcriptional regulator; its protein translation is MTPQRKKVLSLFEEIGSGIHLSAEEVHSKLTISGEKVSLATIYRTLRLLVKMTFLNELDLSEGGNRFELLSHDHPDHHHLICIRCGRTEEFENNNVINAGKAAAKNFGFKLLESSLNVRALCPKCSNK